TGTCCCCTCTCTATCATGAATGCCAGGTTATTGACCATGCCCAAATCGTAGATCTCCACCTCCGGCCTGGTGCCGCTGGCGGAGAACAACGACAGAAACTCGCGCAGTGTTTTAAATGTATTGGGGAAGATATAATCCTCGCTGGCCAGCATGCCCAGCCTCTCCCAGGGATATTTCCAGTCCTTGATCTTCTCCGCCACGTGAAAGACCGAGAAGTTCATCGACCCGAAATTGAGCGATGCGATCTCCGGCCTGAAGGTGGTAACCGGAGAGGCCCTTTGCTCCGTGCTCATACCCATGCCGCCTCCAGTGCTGACGCAGATCACAGCATCCGACGCCTTTTTTATGCCGGCTAGCACCGTGCGAAAAATCTCGATATCGGGGCTGGGCATGCCGTTTTCCGGATTTCTGACATGTATATGCAGAATGGCCGCGCCCGCCTCTGCTGCCCGTATACCGTCGTCAATGATCTGCTTAGGTGTCAAGGGTAGATAGGGCGACATACTTGGAAAATGGGCAGAACCTGTTAATGCAGCGGTAACGATCACTTTTTGCCCGGACATCACAACACCTCCCTGTATGATGCCATAATAGACAAGGCTTGATTGGTAGTCAAATTTAGTAAGTGCTGCTATAATTCGCCTGCAAATCAATTACGACAGGTGCTGCCGGAAGGCAATTCGTCCCGAGTTATCCAGCATAATAATTTTCCGGTGAACATGTAGATTGAAGATCGACCTACATATACATACAAGCAAGCTGTCCCCCGACAGCAGACTGGACCCGGAGGCGGCAATTATAAAAGCGCGCGAACTGGGTCTGGATGGCGTATGTTTCACCGAACATGACCGCGCCTGGGAGCTGGTCGATATACAGGCGCTCAGCACGAAGTTCGATTTCCCGGTTTTCCGCGGGGTGGAGGTGATGATAAAGGAAGGCGGCGAGATACTGGTCTTCGGACTCAACATCAATTTCACCACGGTCATCGATATCGATACGCTGCGCAAGCTCAGCATGGATTCCGGCGCCTTCATGATCGCCGCGCATCCCTTCCGCGGCTATCCCTGCCATGATACATGGGACTTCCAGACTGCGGCCGACCTGGTTCTCAAGCGGCCTGTATTCGACAAAGTCGATGCCCTGGAGGGATTCAACGGACGCAATATGGAGGGCAACAACGTCTTCGCCTGCAAGCTGGCCGACAAGCTTGGCTTCCAGACCTCCGGGGGCAGCGATGCCCACCACCTGGATGAGATGGGCAAGTGCATAACCATTTTTGAGAAAAACATACGCAATGAAGATGATCTGCTGGCCGAGCTCAAGGCGGGCAGATTTTGCGGCTCAAATGGCGGTAACCACAAATGATCATAGCGGGAGTAACCGGCACCATAGGCACGGGCAAGAGCACGGTAGCACGCATGTTCGCGGAACTGGGCGCATTCGTGATAGACCACGACAGGATATCGCGCGAAGTGGTCGAGCCCGGCAAACCCGCCTGGCAGGCAATTGTAGACTCTTTCGGTGAAGGCGTTTTAAACGACGACCGCAGCATAAACAGGCAGGCGCTGGCCGACATAGTCTTCAAGGATCCCGCCGGCCTACAGATGCTCAACTCCTTTGTACATCCCGCCGTGCTGGACGAGGACCAGCGGCTGGTGGAGGAGAGGAAAGGCATTGATCCCGCCGGCCTAATCATCAAGGACGTCCCGTTGTTGCTGGAGGCGGGACCCGAGATCGCTCACATGCTGGTTGAGAAAATCATCGTCGTATTCGCTTCACCCGATGTCCAGCTCAAACGTCTGATAGCCCGCGGCATGCCAGAGCAGGACGCCCGCAACAGGATAAAAACGCAAAAGCCCGTGGGCGATAAGACGAAGTTCGCCGATTACGTGGTCAACAACGACGGCACGCTGGACGAGACCATGCAACAGGTCAAGGATATCTTCTCCAGTCTGATGGGCCGATCGTCGTAACAGTTATTTTGCCCTGCTGAAAACGCAATGTTATAATATCTCGTTTACCCGGCGTAGCCGGGGCGACGATTGGAAGAGTGCTCATTCCTCGGTAGCTCAACGGTAGAGCGGGCGGCTGTTAACCGCTAGGTCGTAGGTTCGAATCCTACCCGAGGAGCCAAATCTACTGCTACCCATTTGCTTAACACTTTGTATACGATTAGCTTTGAAATTTTGCTTAACTTTCATTAATTTTCCTCCTCTTCGGTGCTCTCTTTCTTTCATACTTCAAACTCAGTACAACCCAATCATGTCCAAGCTTCTTTCCTTTCACATCCCCTTTAGCCAATAGATATCGGACATGCTGCTCGGATAATCCCAAGTATTTCGCCGCTTCCACAACACCGAAAAGCACTTGTTTCATACATATGTTATAAGCGATATCGCTGATATTGTCAATATTACTTGGCTAATGCTATTATTTCAATTTTGACGGTGTCAGAGCTATGATATAGCTAACGTGTTTAAGGTTCCAACTCTACCCATGTATTTTCGTCTATTTGCCGTATTATCCGCTCTAACTTGTGATTAGGAATAAGCCGAGGTTTTTGCCCACTACCAGGAGGAGCCCTTCTACGCATATTTTCTTCATAATCTCGTCTATCTTGCCCCAGCCACTCAATCAATTGTAACAATTGTTCTTTTTCAGATGGTAATAACCTCGCCCAGAATTGCATACCAGGTATTATCAATTGAATATCCTTTGATATCGGTTGCTCGTGAGAATAATTCGGTGCTAATGGATATAAGGCATCAGGAAGAGGTGGCAACTTTCCATTGTTAGCAGTCTCATAATCCGTAATCCAATTCTTTGGTTTTTCTAATGATGTCGGTTCTATCTGCCCTTTCTTTTCATCCTTTTTTGCTTGCTTTTTGTTATAAGTGATAGCTTTATGTTTGAGTCGCTCAATCTCGCTTCTAGGAATCATCCAATTTCCGTACTCTGATGTTTTTTTACCTTTAATGTTCCCTCTTTGACAACTATCACGAACGTTATCCTCTGAGCGGCCCAGAAGAGATGCAAATTCTTTTACAGTATAAAATTGCTTTTCTTCATTCATCCTAATACACCTCGGAAAACCTCAAAAGACCGCAAGTTGCACCATACTCATAGCCACCTATTAAACTGTTGCTAGACATTATAGGAGGCGATAGAGAAATATGCCAAACATCATGGAAAGAAGTGTCATTGATATGAGGCAGGGTAGCTATGTCATAACCCTACCGAAGCCGTGGATACGATATATGAGGATAAAGCCGAAGGATATTTTGGAGGTGATTATTAACGATGACCTAATAATTCGTAAAAAGAAAACGCAACGTATAAAAAATAGAAGGCCAAAATAAAAAGGCTCCTGCCCAAAGCTTTGGTCGGCCAGCAAGCAGGAGCCAAAAGTAAACAACGGAGGCAATCCAATTGTCTACTCACGTCTATTGTAAACTAAAAAATAGAAAATCAAAAGACCGCATACTAGTTCCATCGGATGACAATAGCCGCAATATAGGCGACATTGAGGACGATATATTCACCAAGTTCAATTTCCAATCTTCCAAGCATATCTGCCACAAACATAATGCTATCGGTCTGGATATCGGAGCATTTAAGAACTACATACTGCCCAACGCAACTGAAATAGTCTGCCCTGATAAGGGAAAGTCCATCACCTACAGCATGTCAGTCTCTACATTTATGCAAAATGCTTTTAAGGATGATTTAGGCTGGGGAATGCAAATGTTTTGCCCGTTGAAATTCTGGAATAAGACACAATCCAGGCAATGGCAAGGAAGCCTATGGGAGCTGTAACGATGATAGACATTCAATCCGAACGTAAAATCAGTGCTGAGGTAGATAGAAATAATCAAAGAATCAATCAAATCAACCCTATAGAAAACTCTGATGATTCGAACTCTAACAAGGTAACAATAACCTTGCGCAAGCAATACGGGTTGTTATCAGCCAAAGAATTATTAGAACTCCCTATTGAACCGCTTACAGCATTATGGGGGCCGTTTATTTACAAAGCTTCGGTAATACTCCTCAATGGTAAAACGGGAGTAGGTAAGAGTACATTCCTATATGGGTTGCTTGTGTCGGCTGCAATGGGTATTACGTTTGCAGGCATTCCCTTTGAACGTCCTCTCAAGGTAATTTACAGCGACCGTGAGACTCCACCAAATCTACGACAAATTAAACTTCAAAGGATATGTAATGAAGTTAGGCCGGATAACCTGCTATTTATTCCTAAAGAACTATCCAACTTCCAAGATAATCTGCATATCTACAGAGAGATTGCGCTTAAAGAGAAGGCAGATATTCTGGCACTTGATACCATATCCGAAGCGTTCAACACTAAAGATGAGAATGACAATGCCGAAGCAGTCAGGCAATTCCGTACTATCAGAGATTTTTCCATTGATACCGGATGTGCCGTTATTGCTGTCCACCATACAGGCAGAAGTACATTAAGTGAATCAGACCCCTTTGCAGGCAGAGGTGCTACTGCAAGAGCCGACAAGGTCGATATTGTACTGAATCTATTCCCTCTCAAAGAAGACCCGTCTATATTGTGCTTATCTATTGGTGGTAAAGATAAGATTGCTGGAAACGATTCGAAAATCTATCTAAAGAAAGCTGGGAATGATTCTTTCGAAGTTGTGGAGCGGAAGGAAGCATACGAAGCGACAACATCCGAGCGATGTAAGGAATTCATTCTTGCCAATCTGGATAACACGGAAATATCTACCTCACAGATACAAGCTGAATGCCAGAAGGAAGGATATAGTCAACCTACAGTCACGAGGGTTATCGGAGCATTGGTCGATACTGCAAAATTACGTAAGACGCGGCGCGGATACTACCAGAAGATTGAATCATCAACAAAACATATAGGGATTGATGATTTGATTTTTGATTCAACAGCTTCGATACACACTCCGGAGGCCCGCTGATGGATAAAATCAATTGCCCCTCATGGGAAGGATGTGCTGCCCCATTATGCCCTCTTGAGCCTCTACCTGGTGCACAATGGTTTCCGAATGAGGATATTTGTCATACAGTACTTTTAAGGAAATTACCATGGATACGAGTACAACGCAAGATAAAACGCCGCTACCTGAAAGGGCAAATCGATAGCGATTTCTGCTTTACGCTTCCTACGCTACAGGCCATCAAGGCACCGCGAAAAGGCACGCATGGCATCAGTCCGGAGGCGATGTACAGAAAAGGCACCGGCCAGGACAACCAGAAGCCGCCAAAATCGTTTCCGATGCCCTTAAAGTAGCTTTGTGGGAAAAGACAGCGGGGTCAGTGGATATCAAACCATTGGCCCCGTCTATCAAACTGAAAAACAAGGCTATTCGACAGTTAAAGCCATTCTCTCTTGTAAAAATAAACGGCTTCGAATTACATATCACCATATTGTGGATTACCCAGTCTTTACATCATCTGTTTACTCATATACAATACTCCATTGTCGAAGTTAGTGAGGCGAGCACGGTTGAACGAGGTATTATGATGCAATTTGCAATCTATCCCATGTTAATAATGATGGTCAATGTTACGGTATGGATTGTGGGTATGATAGGTGTTGTTGTGGGCTTTGACCTATTTGGAACATTCAGTCTTTGCCAGCCACTATTATCGGCGAGGCCTTGGACGTTAATCACCTATTTTTTTACATATGACGCATTAGGATATCTAATACCCGATATGCTTATTCTGTTTTTATACGGAAGGGCATTCTGCCGTATAGCGGGACCGAAATCCTTTATTATTACATATCTTAGCGGTGGCTTATTTGCAGGAGTAGTTCTATTATTGTTTGCCCCACCATTATCTATAACGAGTGGTGCTGGAGGAGCAATATTTGCAACGGCAATGGCGTTAACTATTATTGAACCAAAACTCAAAGTGTGGTTCACGTCACTTTGGATTGCAACGGCTGCCTATTTTACCCTTGCGATGTTTGTATATCCTAACTTGATAATTCCGCGCCTACCGCCATTAATAGCATTGCCAACTGCTATAGGAGGAATAATCATCGGCTTGACCGCCGGATTAATACTTCGCTCTAAACAAGCCCAAATATGAAGTAAATACATTTTTTATTGATTTGCTATTACATCTCCCTCTGCTTTTTAAGGCATGAAAAAACTGCCAATAATTCCCCTTTTAGGACGAAAAAAACTGGAAATACTTC
This genomic window from Dehalococcoidia bacterium contains:
- a CDS encoding 3-keto-5-aminohexanoate cleavage protein → MSGQKVIVTAALTGSAHFPSMSPYLPLTPKQIIDDGIRAAEAGAAILHIHVRNPENGMPSPDIEIFRTVLAGIKKASDAVICVSTGGGMGMSTEQRASPVTTFRPEIASLNFGSMNFSVFHVAEKIKDWKYPWERLGMLASEDYIFPNTFKTLREFLSLFSASGTRPEVEIYDLGMVNNLAFMIERGHMKLPVHIQFVTGTLGGVPSTVNSLVTLVNATREALGSGNFTWSAIGAGRFQMPICTVAMAMGGHVRVGMEDNLYLSKGVLVKSNAELVQKIIRIMKELGLEPANSGEARAILGLKGLDKVNY
- a CDS encoding PHP domain-containing protein, which codes for MKIDLHIHTSKLSPDSRLDPEAAIIKARELGLDGVCFTEHDRAWELVDIQALSTKFDFPVFRGVEVMIKEGGEILVFGLNINFTTVIDIDTLRKLSMDSGAFMIAAHPFRGYPCHDTWDFQTAADLVLKRPVFDKVDALEGFNGRNMEGNNVFACKLADKLGFQTSGGSDAHHLDEMGKCITIFEKNIRNEDDLLAELKAGRFCGSNGGNHK
- the coaE gene encoding dephospho-CoA kinase (Dephospho-CoA kinase (CoaE) performs the final step in coenzyme A biosynthesis.) — its product is MIIAGVTGTIGTGKSTVARMFAELGAFVIDHDRISREVVEPGKPAWQAIVDSFGEGVLNDDRSINRQALADIVFKDPAGLQMLNSFVHPAVLDEDQRLVEERKGIDPAGLIIKDVPLLLEAGPEIAHMLVEKIIVVFASPDVQLKRLIARGMPEQDARNRIKTQKPVGDKTKFADYVVNNDGTLDETMQQVKDIFSSLMGRSS
- a CDS encoding helix-turn-helix domain-containing protein; protein product: MNEEKQFYTVKEFASLLGRSEDNVRDSCQRGNIKGKKTSEYGNWMIPRSEIERLKHKAITYNKKQAKKDEKKGQIEPTSLEKPKNWITDYETANNGKLPPLPDALYPLAPNYSHEQPISKDIQLIIPGMQFWARLLPSEKEQLLQLIEWLGQDRRDYEENMRRRAPPGSGQKPRLIPNHKLERIIRQIDENTWVELEP
- a CDS encoding AAA family ATPase, with product MIDIQSERKISAEVDRNNQRINQINPIENSDDSNSNKVTITLRKQYGLLSAKELLELPIEPLTALWGPFIYKASVILLNGKTGVGKSTFLYGLLVSAAMGITFAGIPFERPLKVIYSDRETPPNLRQIKLQRICNEVRPDNLLFIPKELSNFQDNLHIYREIALKEKADILALDTISEAFNTKDENDNAEAVRQFRTIRDFSIDTGCAVIAVHHTGRSTLSESDPFAGRGATARADKVDIVLNLFPLKEDPSILCLSIGGKDKIAGNDSKIYLKKAGNDSFEVVERKEAYEATTSERCKEFILANLDNTEISTSQIQAECQKEGYSQPTVTRVIGALVDTAKLRKTRRGYYQKIESSTKHIGIDDLIFDSTASIHTPEAR
- a CDS encoding rhomboid family intramembrane serine protease, whose translation is MDIKPLAPSIKLKNKAIRQLKPFSLVKINGFELHITILWITQSLHHLFTHIQYSIVEVSEASTVERGIMMQFAIYPMLIMMVNVTVWIVGMIGVVVGFDLFGTFSLCQPLLSARPWTLITYFFTYDALGYLIPDMLILFLYGRAFCRIAGPKSFIITYLSGGLFAGVVLLLFAPPLSITSGAGGAIFATAMALTIIEPKLKVWFTSLWIATAAYFTLAMFVYPNLIIPRLPPLIALPTAIGGIIIGLTAGLILRSKQAQI